A stretch of the Capsicum annuum cultivar UCD-10X-F1 chromosome 10, UCD10Xv1.1, whole genome shotgun sequence genome encodes the following:
- the LOC107843491 gene encoding uncharacterized protein LOC107843491 isoform X2, which translates to MMVVEEAVNVDGAEQELRIEKEGFRSLDGAGLGSFAKDFAPENVDDLKCVDGTGQEDLCVSKEELRTVDGAELDCCAKDCAPETCIVVRSVEMMEIEKPRNVDDSKRDRQWVVDAATELEEVCVKKQKVESLDGLELDCRATDQVKTCAPESVGGVKIEGCSTNREPETVKLEGCATNREPENVELECATNHAPETLNTEETECGEKEPKKLDNCDDQPNHGPETLNTVEMECGEKESKKLDNCVDQPNHGPETLNTEEMECGEKEPKKLDNCGDQPNNAPETLNTEEMECGEKEPKKVNNCGDQPNNAPETLNTEEMECGGKEPKKVNNCDDQPDVRIDVKEDDMLSEVSNPNLSPRESTSSLQTASSQGVDLLSNNQGVSGDITSFSSGNSSAEESVSEEEHNQIDALKDVAKSSVVLEIPEEFSTTGVRKITFKFSKRKEDYDNASAATALPATAADDGFCEAQTWIESDDMSVHGISRTNEAFYQHRDPFSRPANMELKMSKKVTSDALPTNVKKLLSTGILEGAKVKYISTSGKKELLGIIKDYGYLCGCSLCNFSKILSAYEFEMHAGGKTRHPNNHIYLENGKPIYRIIQELKTAPLSQLEEVVKDVAGSSVNELYLEAWKAKLLQHDEVASAYQYSHRKVSGMYHYKPSSVMEDGLYPASYSYIDNFTPNPYSSMEIAESWKHVVKKPRCNFSSSTIESKKPAEGGTKKRDNDLHRSLFMPNGLPDGTDLAYYSKGKKVLGGYKQGNGIVCSCCDTEISPSQFESHAGCAAKRQPYRHIYTSNGLTLHDIALMLANGQSIATNNSDDMCTICGDAGELICCEGCPRAFHAACLGLQCTPTSGWLCSYCRDNFVPGRRTAGDAGPIMIRLTRVVKAPESEGGGCVVCRTPDFSVSKFDDRTVMLCDQCEKEYHVGCLRESGLCDLKELPKDKWFCCNDCHKVYVVLQNCVLKGAEVIPAPAAAVVTKKHVQNCLMDTTTNDIQWRILSGKSRFTEHLPLLSNAAVIFRECFDPIVAKSGRDLIPVMVYGRNISGQEFGGMYCVVLIVKSVVVSAGLLRIFGQEVAELPLVATSRQNQGKGYFRALFGCIEILLSSMHVKTLVLPAAEEAESIWTNKLGFRKMTDERYRKYSRDFQLTIFKGTSMLEKEVQQTA; encoded by the exons ATGATGGTTGTTGAAGAAGCCGTAAATGTTGATGGTGCTGAACAGGAGTTACGCATTGAGAAGGAGGGATTTAGAAGTTTAGATGGTGCAGGATTGGGTAGTTTTGCCAAGGATTTTGCACCGgaaaatgttgatgatttgaagtGTGTTGATGGTACTGGACAGGAGGATTTATGTGTTTCGAAGGAGGAACTTAGGACTGTAGATGGTGCAGAATTGGATTGTTGTGCCAAGGATTGTGCACCGGAAACTTGTATTGTGGTAAGGAGTGTTGAGATGATGGAAATTGAGAAGCCCAGAAATGTTGATGATTCGAAGCGTGATAGACAATGGGTTGTAGATGCTGCTACTGAACTGGAGGAGGTGTGTGTTAAGAAGCAAAAAGTTGAAAGTTTAGATGGGTTAGAATTAGATTGTCGTGCGACTGATCAGGTCAAGACCTGTGCACCTGAAAGTGTAGGTGGTGTAAAAATTGAAGGTTGTTCCACAAATCGCGAACCTGAAACTGTAAAGTTAGAAGGTTGTGCCACAAACCGCGAACCTGAAAATGTAGAATTAGAATGTGCCACAAATCATGCACCTGAAACTTTGAACACAGAGGAAACGGAGTGTGGTGAGAAGGAGCCGAAGAAGTTGGATAATTGTGATGACCAGCCAAACCATGGACCTGAAACTTTAAACACAGTGGAAATGGAGTGTGGTGAGAAGGAGTCGAAGAAGTTGGATAATTGTGTTGACCAGCCGAATCATGGACCTGAAACTTTAAACACAGAGGAAATGGAGTGTGGTGAGAAGGAGCCGAAGAAGTTGGATAATTGTGGTGACCAGCCAAATAATGCACCTGAAACTTTAAACACGGAGGAAATGGAGTGTGGTGAGAAGGAGCCGAAGAAGGTGAATAATTGTGGTGACCAGCCAAATAATGCACCTGAAACTTTAAACACAGAGGAAATGGAGTGTGGTGGGAAGGAGCCGAAGAAGGTGAATAATTGTGATGACCAACCCGATGTAAGGATTGACGTGAAGGAAGATGATATGCTGTCAGAAGTTTCAAATCCAAATTTGTCTCCAAGAGAGAGCACTTCAAGTTTACAGACTGCCAGTAGTCAAGGGGTGGATTTGTTAAGTAATAATCAAGGTGTTTCTGGAGACATTACATCTTTTTCATCGGGGAATTCAAGTGCGGAGGAGAGTGTCAGTGAGGAAGAGCATAATCAAATTGATGCATTGAAGGATGTTGCTAAGTCCTCTGTTGTTCTTGAAATTCCGGAGGAATTTAGCACAACTGGTGTCAGGAAGATCACATTTAAGTTTAGCAAAAGGAAGGAGGATTACGATAATGCATCTGCTGCAACTGCTCTGCCTGCGACTGCGGCTGATGATGGCTTTTGTGAAGCACAGACATGGATTGAGTCTGATGACATGAGTGTACATGGGATTTCACGCACAAATGAAGCATTCTATCAACACAGAGATCCTTTTTCACGTCCTGCAAACATGGAGCTAAAAATGTCTAAGAAGGTCACTTCTGATGCTTTACCGACAAATGTCAAGAAGCTTCTGTCAACAGGAATATTGGAAGGAGCAAAGGTGAAGTACATTTCAACTTCTGGGAAG AAGGAGCTTCTTGGAATCATAAAAGATTACGGCTACTTGTGTGGTTGTTCACTCTGCAATTTCTCCAAA ATTCTCAGTGCTTATGAATTTGAAATGCACGCTGGGGGCAAGACTAGACACCCGAACAATCATATTTATTTGGAGAATGGGAAACCTATTTACAGGAtaattcaagagttgaagactgcACCACTTAGTCAACTAGAAGAAGTTGTAAAAGACGTTGCTGGTTCTTCTGTTAATGAGCTATATTTGGAGGCTTGGAAAG CTAAACTACTGCAGCACGATGAGGTGGCTAGTGCTTACCAATATTCTCATCGAAAGGTTTCAGGGATGTATCATTATAAGCCAAG TTCGGTGATGGAAGATGGCCTTTATCCAGCTTCATACTCCTATATTGACAACTTCACTCCAAATCCATATAGCTCTATGGAGATAGCAGAGTCCTGGAAGCATGTGGTTAAAAA GCCAAGGTGCAATTTTTCCAGCTCAACAATAGAATCAAAGAAACCTGCTGAAGGTGGCACAAAAAAAAG GGATAATGACTTGCACCGATCACTGTTCATGCCAAATGGACTGCCAGATGGTACTGATTTGGCATATTATTCGAAGGGGAAG AAAGTTCTGGGAGGCTACAAGCAGGGGAATGGCATAGTCTGCAGCTGCTGTGATACCGAG ATAAGTCCTTCCCAGTTTGAGTCTCATGCTGGATGTGCAGCTAAACGTCAACC CTACCGTCACATCTACACATCCAATGGACTTACCCTACACGATATAGCATTAATGCTGGCAAATGGTCAAAGTATAGCTACCAATAACAGCGATGATATGTGTACAATATGTGGCGATGCGGGAGAACTGATTTGCTGTGAAGGTTGTCCTCGGGCTTTTCATGCAG CTTGTTTAGGTCTACAATGTACCCCGACTAGTGGTTGGCTCTGCTCATATTGTCGAGACAACTTTGTTCCTGGTAGGAGAACTGCTGGAGATGCAGGACCAATTATGATACGGTTGACAAGAGTGGTTAAAGCTCCAGAATCTGAAGGTGGTGGGTGTGTTGTTTGCAG GACCCCGGACTTCAGCGTTTCCAAATTTGATGATCGAACAGTTATGCTCTGTGACCAG TGTGAGAAGGAATACCATGTTGGGTGTCTACGGGAAAGTGGGCTGTGTGATCTGAAA GAACTCCCAAAGGATAAATGGTTTTGTTGCAATGACTGCCATAAAGTTTATGTGGTACTTCAGAATTGTGTTCTGAAGGGAGCTGAGGTCATTCCAGCTCCTGCAGCAGCAGTAGTAACTAAGAAGCATGTACAGAATTGTTTAATGGATACAACTACAAATGACATTCAGTGGCGTATCTTAAGTGGGAAGAGTCGCTTCACAGAGCATCTGCCTCTTCTTTCCAATGCAGCAGTAATCTTTAGG GAGTGCTTTGATCCCATTGTTGCTAAATCTGGACGAGATCTTATACCTGTTATGGTTTATGG GAGAAACATATCAGGTCAAGAATTTGGGGGAATGTATTGCGTCGTTTTGATTGTAAA GTCAGTAGTTGTATCAGCTGGTCTTCTCAGGATTTTCGGGCAAGAGGTTGCTGAACTTCCTTTGGTGGCTACAAGTAGACAAAACCAAGGCAAA GGTTATTTCCGGGCGTTATTTGGATGTATTGAGATTCTATTATCTTCGATGCATGTTAAAACCCTGGTACTGCCTGCTGCTGAGGAGGCTGAATCCATCTGGACAAATAAACTGGGTTTCAGAAAGATGACTGATGAGCGC TATCGGAAGTATTCTAGAGACTTCCAGTTGACAATATTCAAGGGGACATCAATGTTGGAGAAGGAAGTGCAGCAGACAGCTTAG
- the LOC107843491 gene encoding uncharacterized protein LOC107843491 isoform X1 encodes MMVVEEAVNVDGAEQELRIEKEGFRSLDGAGLGSFAKDFAPENVDDLKCVDGTGQEDLCVSKEELRTVDGAELDCCAKDCAPETCIVVRSVEMMEIEKPRNVDDSKRDRQWVVDAATELEEVCVKKQKVESLDGLELDCRATDQVKTCAPESVGGVKIEGCSTNREPETVKLEGCATNREPENVELECATNHAPETLNTEETECGEKEPKKLDNCDDQPNHGPETLNTVEMECGEKESKKLDNCVDQPNHGPETLNTEEMECGEKEPKKLDNCGDQPNNAPETLNTEEMECGEKEPKKVNNCGDQPNNAPETLNTEEMECGGKEPKKVNNCDDQPDVRIDVKEDDMLSEVSNPNLSPRESTSSLQTASSQGVDLLSNNQGVSGDITSFSSGNSSAEESVSEEEHNQIDALKDVAKSSVVLEIPEEFSTTGVRKITFKFSKRKEDYDNASAATALPATAADDGFCEAQTWIESDDMSVHGISRTNEAFYQHRDPFSRPANMELKMSKKVTSDALPTNVKKLLSTGILEGAKVKYISTSGKKELLGIIKDYGYLCGCSLCNFSKILSAYEFEMHAGGKTRHPNNHIYLENGKPIYRIIQELKTAPLSQLEEVVKDVAGSSVNELYLEAWKAKLLQHDEVASAYQYSHRKVSGMYHYKPSGCSSVMEDGLYPASYSYIDNFTPNPYSSMEIAESWKHVVKKPRCNFSSSTIESKKPAEGGTKKRDNDLHRSLFMPNGLPDGTDLAYYSKGKKVLGGYKQGNGIVCSCCDTEISPSQFESHAGCAAKRQPYRHIYTSNGLTLHDIALMLANGQSIATNNSDDMCTICGDAGELICCEGCPRAFHAACLGLQCTPTSGWLCSYCRDNFVPGRRTAGDAGPIMIRLTRVVKAPESEGGGCVVCRTPDFSVSKFDDRTVMLCDQCEKEYHVGCLRESGLCDLKELPKDKWFCCNDCHKVYVVLQNCVLKGAEVIPAPAAAVVTKKHVQNCLMDTTTNDIQWRILSGKSRFTEHLPLLSNAAVIFRECFDPIVAKSGRDLIPVMVYGRNISGQEFGGMYCVVLIVKSVVVSAGLLRIFGQEVAELPLVATSRQNQGKGYFRALFGCIEILLSSMHVKTLVLPAAEEAESIWTNKLGFRKMTDERYRKYSRDFQLTIFKGTSMLEKEVQQTA; translated from the exons ATGATGGTTGTTGAAGAAGCCGTAAATGTTGATGGTGCTGAACAGGAGTTACGCATTGAGAAGGAGGGATTTAGAAGTTTAGATGGTGCAGGATTGGGTAGTTTTGCCAAGGATTTTGCACCGgaaaatgttgatgatttgaagtGTGTTGATGGTACTGGACAGGAGGATTTATGTGTTTCGAAGGAGGAACTTAGGACTGTAGATGGTGCAGAATTGGATTGTTGTGCCAAGGATTGTGCACCGGAAACTTGTATTGTGGTAAGGAGTGTTGAGATGATGGAAATTGAGAAGCCCAGAAATGTTGATGATTCGAAGCGTGATAGACAATGGGTTGTAGATGCTGCTACTGAACTGGAGGAGGTGTGTGTTAAGAAGCAAAAAGTTGAAAGTTTAGATGGGTTAGAATTAGATTGTCGTGCGACTGATCAGGTCAAGACCTGTGCACCTGAAAGTGTAGGTGGTGTAAAAATTGAAGGTTGTTCCACAAATCGCGAACCTGAAACTGTAAAGTTAGAAGGTTGTGCCACAAACCGCGAACCTGAAAATGTAGAATTAGAATGTGCCACAAATCATGCACCTGAAACTTTGAACACAGAGGAAACGGAGTGTGGTGAGAAGGAGCCGAAGAAGTTGGATAATTGTGATGACCAGCCAAACCATGGACCTGAAACTTTAAACACAGTGGAAATGGAGTGTGGTGAGAAGGAGTCGAAGAAGTTGGATAATTGTGTTGACCAGCCGAATCATGGACCTGAAACTTTAAACACAGAGGAAATGGAGTGTGGTGAGAAGGAGCCGAAGAAGTTGGATAATTGTGGTGACCAGCCAAATAATGCACCTGAAACTTTAAACACGGAGGAAATGGAGTGTGGTGAGAAGGAGCCGAAGAAGGTGAATAATTGTGGTGACCAGCCAAATAATGCACCTGAAACTTTAAACACAGAGGAAATGGAGTGTGGTGGGAAGGAGCCGAAGAAGGTGAATAATTGTGATGACCAACCCGATGTAAGGATTGACGTGAAGGAAGATGATATGCTGTCAGAAGTTTCAAATCCAAATTTGTCTCCAAGAGAGAGCACTTCAAGTTTACAGACTGCCAGTAGTCAAGGGGTGGATTTGTTAAGTAATAATCAAGGTGTTTCTGGAGACATTACATCTTTTTCATCGGGGAATTCAAGTGCGGAGGAGAGTGTCAGTGAGGAAGAGCATAATCAAATTGATGCATTGAAGGATGTTGCTAAGTCCTCTGTTGTTCTTGAAATTCCGGAGGAATTTAGCACAACTGGTGTCAGGAAGATCACATTTAAGTTTAGCAAAAGGAAGGAGGATTACGATAATGCATCTGCTGCAACTGCTCTGCCTGCGACTGCGGCTGATGATGGCTTTTGTGAAGCACAGACATGGATTGAGTCTGATGACATGAGTGTACATGGGATTTCACGCACAAATGAAGCATTCTATCAACACAGAGATCCTTTTTCACGTCCTGCAAACATGGAGCTAAAAATGTCTAAGAAGGTCACTTCTGATGCTTTACCGACAAATGTCAAGAAGCTTCTGTCAACAGGAATATTGGAAGGAGCAAAGGTGAAGTACATTTCAACTTCTGGGAAG AAGGAGCTTCTTGGAATCATAAAAGATTACGGCTACTTGTGTGGTTGTTCACTCTGCAATTTCTCCAAA ATTCTCAGTGCTTATGAATTTGAAATGCACGCTGGGGGCAAGACTAGACACCCGAACAATCATATTTATTTGGAGAATGGGAAACCTATTTACAGGAtaattcaagagttgaagactgcACCACTTAGTCAACTAGAAGAAGTTGTAAAAGACGTTGCTGGTTCTTCTGTTAATGAGCTATATTTGGAGGCTTGGAAAG CTAAACTACTGCAGCACGATGAGGTGGCTAGTGCTTACCAATATTCTCATCGAAAGGTTTCAGGGATGTATCATTATAAGCCAAG TGGTTGCAGTTCGGTGATGGAAGATGGCCTTTATCCAGCTTCATACTCCTATATTGACAACTTCACTCCAAATCCATATAGCTCTATGGAGATAGCAGAGTCCTGGAAGCATGTGGTTAAAAA GCCAAGGTGCAATTTTTCCAGCTCAACAATAGAATCAAAGAAACCTGCTGAAGGTGGCACAAAAAAAAG GGATAATGACTTGCACCGATCACTGTTCATGCCAAATGGACTGCCAGATGGTACTGATTTGGCATATTATTCGAAGGGGAAG AAAGTTCTGGGAGGCTACAAGCAGGGGAATGGCATAGTCTGCAGCTGCTGTGATACCGAG ATAAGTCCTTCCCAGTTTGAGTCTCATGCTGGATGTGCAGCTAAACGTCAACC CTACCGTCACATCTACACATCCAATGGACTTACCCTACACGATATAGCATTAATGCTGGCAAATGGTCAAAGTATAGCTACCAATAACAGCGATGATATGTGTACAATATGTGGCGATGCGGGAGAACTGATTTGCTGTGAAGGTTGTCCTCGGGCTTTTCATGCAG CTTGTTTAGGTCTACAATGTACCCCGACTAGTGGTTGGCTCTGCTCATATTGTCGAGACAACTTTGTTCCTGGTAGGAGAACTGCTGGAGATGCAGGACCAATTATGATACGGTTGACAAGAGTGGTTAAAGCTCCAGAATCTGAAGGTGGTGGGTGTGTTGTTTGCAG GACCCCGGACTTCAGCGTTTCCAAATTTGATGATCGAACAGTTATGCTCTGTGACCAG TGTGAGAAGGAATACCATGTTGGGTGTCTACGGGAAAGTGGGCTGTGTGATCTGAAA GAACTCCCAAAGGATAAATGGTTTTGTTGCAATGACTGCCATAAAGTTTATGTGGTACTTCAGAATTGTGTTCTGAAGGGAGCTGAGGTCATTCCAGCTCCTGCAGCAGCAGTAGTAACTAAGAAGCATGTACAGAATTGTTTAATGGATACAACTACAAATGACATTCAGTGGCGTATCTTAAGTGGGAAGAGTCGCTTCACAGAGCATCTGCCTCTTCTTTCCAATGCAGCAGTAATCTTTAGG GAGTGCTTTGATCCCATTGTTGCTAAATCTGGACGAGATCTTATACCTGTTATGGTTTATGG GAGAAACATATCAGGTCAAGAATTTGGGGGAATGTATTGCGTCGTTTTGATTGTAAA GTCAGTAGTTGTATCAGCTGGTCTTCTCAGGATTTTCGGGCAAGAGGTTGCTGAACTTCCTTTGGTGGCTACAAGTAGACAAAACCAAGGCAAA GGTTATTTCCGGGCGTTATTTGGATGTATTGAGATTCTATTATCTTCGATGCATGTTAAAACCCTGGTACTGCCTGCTGCTGAGGAGGCTGAATCCATCTGGACAAATAAACTGGGTTTCAGAAAGATGACTGATGAGCGC TATCGGAAGTATTCTAGAGACTTCCAGTTGACAATATTCAAGGGGACATCAATGTTGGAGAAGGAAGTGCAGCAGACAGCTTAG
- the LOC107843492 gene encoding probable acetyltransferase NATA1-like, whose translation MAAAAPPPPPSPAPSAISEDLLPTSHNLFSRIRLAKIADVPHIHKLIHQMAVFERLTHLFSATESSLSSTLFPPNPPQPFTSFTVFLLEVSRTPFVSIDQINPSFDPVYKTVMIDVPINDPEAELFKSGAGGGGNDIVVAGFVLFFPNYSTFLAKPGFYIEDIFVRECYRRKGFGKMLLSAVAAQAAKMGYGRVEWVVLDWNVNAIKFYEEMGAEVMKEWRVCRLTGEALQTFANVNI comes from the coding sequence ATGGCCGCCGCCGCACCTCCGCCGCCACCATCACCAGCTCCCTCCGCTATCTCCGAAGACCTTCTCCCAACCAGTCACAATCTATTTTCCCGAATCCGACTCGCTAAAATCGCCGACGTTCCCCATATTCACAAACTCATCCACCAAATGGCCGTTTTCGAACGACTCACTCATCTCTTCTCCGCCACCGAATCTTCACTCTCCTCAACTCTCTTCCCCCCAAACCCCCCTCAACCATTCACCTCATTCACCGTCTTCCTTCTAGAAGTTTCCAGAACACCTTTCGTCTCAATTGACCAAATTAACCCGAGTTTCGACCCGGTTTATAAAACCGTAATGATTGATGTCCCGATTAATGACCCGGAAGCGGAGTTGTTTAAATCGGGCGCTGGTGGAGGTGGAAATGACATTGTTGTTgctggttttgttttgttttttccgAATTACTCGACGTTTTTAGCGAAACCGGGGTTTTACATTGAGGATATTTTTGTGAGGGAGTGTTATAGGAGGAAGGGTTTTGGGAAGATGTTGTTGTCCGCAGTAGCGGCGCAGGCAGCGAAAATGGGGTATGGGAGAGTGGAATGGGTGGTATTAGATTGGAATGTGAATGCGATTAAGTTCTATGAGGAGATGGGTGCGGAAGTTATGAAGGAATGGAGGGTTTGTAGGTTGACTGGTGAGGCTCTTCAAACGTTTGCAAATGTTAACATTTAA